The Rosa rugosa chromosome 3, drRosRugo1.1, whole genome shotgun sequence sequence atatttTATCTTGGATGAAAGAATAAACATTAAAATTTCATACGATCTTTACTTATCTATACACAAACTAAGAACAAATGTCAATATGGGTAAATCCCGGCTAGATATTCTTTTACAGTCGTATGTAGTTTTTCATCAACAAAAGATCAGGCAATCGAAATTTTGGGAAAGTGATGTAGCTAGATTTATCCAATAGTTGCTTCCAGCTCTGTTCTTATAATTTTCCACCCTTCGCTCCACTACAAAGTTTTTCAACTTGGTCCTGCAGATGATATAATTCAACATACATATTTAGGATTAACTTATCAAAGTTCCAACCTTTTCTTATCTAAGTAGAAAATCATACCTTGTAATATTTGAGTAATTGCGGTCTTTTCAGTTTGAAAGTTGGAGTCATGAGATCCCTCTCTATGTCAAAGGGGTTTGGCTCCAAATGAACTGCTTTTAACAACTCAAACCCTCGAAGCTGCAATAAAAATGTCTTTTAAGTCAGATGACTAAACTTAAGCAACATAGCATGAAACAGGGATGAAGCACATGCTGTTTCTGACCCATACTATTGAGCTCATCCAAAATGTATTTTCTTGCCTTCATGTTTCGACACAATGATTTGTAGTCATCAGTCAAATGATGCTCAGCTGCCCAGTCCTCCAAGGCCTTTCTGTCAGGAACAACCACAGCAACAAGAAATGACTTGAAGCTGTTCTCATAAACCCAAATCTGCCGACCAGATAAAAGTTAGGATGTTAAGATATCCGTCTGTAACTTCAGAAAACATGAAAGCATTTAAACAGGCACCACTTATATGTATGGAAACAGAACAAGGATCGCAATTTTCATTTAATAATGAGGAAATAATTTCATATTGATGATGCTacaaaatccaaaacaaaatcGGCCTTATATTGGCCTTTTCAGTGACAAAACTACTAAATCTCCATGACCAAAACATGTTCTCTACAAGTCTATTTGCCTCTTCACATATAAATGAGGTACATTTATGCTTCAAAACTATGCAATAGACCAAACATAGGTACATGACCTGGTGAAAATTAATCACCAGATTACACCCCCAAACAACTCGGGACAAGTTACAGGAGCTATTCTGcctctcttattttttttttttttttagagaggcAGAGTAAGCATTAATTCAGAAACATCAAGATAGAATAAAAAGCTAAAAAATTGAAGATGTTAACTGTGTCAAGTTATTTACCACTCTATCTGTTAGGAAAAGTATATGTCTATTGACAATTCTTCTGACATTAATGCTGCATTAGTAACGATTACGCCTTTTGGTTCTCCAGTCGTTCCACTTGTATACATTATTGTGCGCACAGCGGTCCTCTGTTTTGGACGTAGTTCAGAATCTGAATTTCCCTGAGAATATGAAAGATAATATATGATTTTATATTGTTAAAAGTTAATGGCCAATCCTTTACTGAAAACAAGAACTTAACTGAGAAACAGTGTTGAGAAGTTACCAACTGAAGGAATTCCTCCCACAAAAAGCAAGATACCCCCAGTTCTTCTGCTTCCTTCTTTTGAGTGCCAGAAACATTTGTGAAGCTGACAATTACTGAACACCGCAGATGTATACCATAGATTCAATCCTAACAACTTGGCCTTTAAATTTGGAAGTATTTACGGAAATAGTATATGACCTACTTTTTAAATGCGTAGAACAGTTTGGAAGGATTGATATAATCTGCAGAAAAAAATTACCATGTAAGGATCTTAGAAAGCAGGAAAAGGAGAGGGAAACAAATTTATATAAATGGAGTGCATATTAGGAAAGGAACTAAGATTAACCATCAAGTATACAAGGCAAGTTGGTCTTTGTATTTATATCATGTTTACTACAACTCAATTGGACTATGAATGTTCTAGTACCAAAATATTAGACATCAGCAGCTTCAAAGTTAAAACAAATATCtagttatgaacttatgataATAACACATAGTTTGGAAAATAACTTACAGCAGGGATTTTGTTCTCTTGAACAAAAGCTATTGAAACTTCAGCACGGTTGATGATGAACTCAACTGCATTAGCACTTGCAACAGAAACCATGAAATGTCAATCAAATAAATTTCAAGGGAAACTGAAAATGCACCTTCCAATTTTCTCCCTAGACCCCCCACAActtttttcccaaaacttccccTTATACCTGTAGAATTCAAAAACTGTTTGGCATGTTTAGTGGTTGGCTACTAAACTTTTGTTATGGCTAGCTAGCAAACACTTGTTACTGTCCAGTAGTTTCCGATAGACAACTATCAAGCATTCAGCAGCCAGCCGCTGAACACAGCTCAATCCAGATTTACAAATGATGGCAAAGTGGCAgattttgaaaaggaaaaagttaACACAATTTAGAATTTCCCTTCAGTTAATCAAACTCGAGCACCATTATTGAAGTTCACTATCTGCCACTGGAAAATATTACAATGCACTAAGAAttcttgaaaaagaaaaggaagcatACCAAGGGTGTCATGAAGTGGAACATATGTAATGGCATGGCTGTCACAggcctgtaaaaaaaaaaaaaaaacacacacacacacacaagtatAAGGCTAAAAAGTCGCAATCTTTCTAGTAAGATTCAGTCCCCAATATCAGATTCAGTTGTTCAATCCTTCCACCAGTCACGAAAATGTGCTCCCAACAGTCAACATAGCATTTCTTCATTCAAGTCTCTTGCATAATATCCACAAAGATGAAAAGGAAAACATGACAGTATTAATATTACCTCCATTGCAATAATCCACTGGGGGCAATTTGAtccatatatagttatataccaCAATTATCTCCCGGAAAACATTGAaacaatataaaataaaaaaacaatatCTTTCCATTTCACAGTTACTATTCTCACTACCACTACCATCAACTCTATAACACATACACCTATATTACCAAGAACACATTTTCTTCCATAAAAatgttacacacacacacacatacataaacACATAAGTGGAGAGGTGTGACTTACAGGATTGACACCATGGCTTCTGATGGCTGAACCCGATGGCTGAACCCACACGAATGGCTGCATCATACACCTCTTGATATGTAGTCCACACATATGGACCCGCCTGTCATTTTGCATTAAACAAAATTGGCATTAGTATTTCCTATTAGCAAAATTGAGCTCCTGGGTTTCAATGGGTTGCTGCCATTGCTCAAATGGAAATGGAAAGTACCTTCTTCTCGTTGActtggcgttgaccaagcatttgACCGCTTGGGTTCCTCTTAATAGTCAATGCCAGTGAAAACAGAGTTTCAGCCATCATCTCATACTAACAATTTGAATCGAATCACACCAGTGAGCCTTTCTAAGTGCTCATATCCCACTACCATATTCACTCCTTGTATCTAATTCGTATCCAACTTATCAACTGGCAGATTAGCTCAGCTGGTTAAAGCATCGTGCCAATAACGCAAAGCTCACAGTTTCAAGACTTGTATGGGCCATTTTTCGTTTacacttttttcaatttttaccCATTTTTCTTTTCGGGCCGTTTGACCTGTTTTctgaaaaatgaataaaaatatgatatgcaatgattctgttttttttttttttttttttttggctatgaTTCTACTTTGTATAAGCTCAGTAGCATTCACAATACATGTGACTTGATTTAACATACATGATCAATCCCATAACTGCCATGGTGTCTGATACCTAAGAAACTGCCGCGGTGACTCCAAAACCCctccagcaactccaacagcccATCTTTAGTTAGATCTTGCAGCTTGTGATAACCAGAAAACAAGGTTTTTCCTCTCAAACAAATCTCTCCACATGGCACACTAGAAATTGCATCATATCCCAGTTCTGGGACCAACTCAAGCCATGCTTCAATAGTTGTCCAGGGGAACCAACCACAGCTTTCAGTAAGGCCAGCACGATTTAAGAAACTGATGAAATGTAGATCTCTTGATGTGCTGTGGTAGCTGAACCCGATGGCTGAACCCACACGAATGGCTGCATCATACACCTCTTGATATGTAGTCCACACATATGGACCCGCCTGTCATTTTGCATTAAACAAAATTGGCATTAGTATTTCCTATTAGCAAAATTGAGCTCCTGGGTTTCAATGGGTTGCTGCCATTGCTCAAATGGAAATGGAAAGTACCTTCTTCTCGTCGActtggcgttgaccaagcatttgACCGCTTGGGTTCCTCTTAATAGTCAATGCCAGTGAAAACAGAGTTTCAGCCATCATCTCATACTAACAATTTGAATCGAATCACACCAGTGAGCCTTTCTAAGTGCTCATATCCCACTACCATATTCACTCCTTGTATCTAATTATTATCCAACTTATCAACTGGCATATTAGCTCAGCTGGTTAAAGCATTATGCCAGTAACGCAAAGCTCACAGTTTCAAGACTTGTATGGGCCATTTTTCGTTTacacttttttcaatttttaccCATTTTTCTTTTCGGGCCATTTGACCTGTTTTCTTATATTAACTTCTTCCAAGTTCCAATTAACAGActgaaaaatgaataaaaatatGATACGCTAtgattctgttttttttttctttttttttggctatGATTCTACTTTGTATAAGCTCAGTAGCATTCACAATACATGTGACTTGATTTAACATACATGATCAATCCCATAACTGCCATGGTGTCTGATACCTAAGAAACTGCCGCGGTGACTCCAAAACCCctccagcaactccaacagcccATCTTTAGTTAGATCTTGCAGCTTGTGATAACCAGAAAACAAGGTTTTTCCTCTCAAACAAATCTCTCCACATGGCACACTAGAAATTGCATCATATCCCAGTTCTGGGACCAACTCAAGCCATGCTTCAATAGTTGTCCAGGGGAACCAACCACAGCTTTCAGTAAGGCCAGCACGATTTAAGAAACTGATGAAATGTAGATCTCttcttttcatatatatctGCTTCTGATGTGCTGTGGTAGCTGATTTAGAAAATTAAGGTCATTTGAATGACCACAAAAGCATTCATACTCGACATCTCATAGGCCAAACACATATATCATGAATTAAGGTGAGAAAGCACGTTGAGTTAAATACTCAACCTTGTTTAATTTCCTCAATCTTCACTATGATTTAAACTGATTAAAGTATATATTAATTATGATATGCAGTCAACTTATACACAATCCTAACAACTTGCACCTCAAACATCAAGTATTCAAAGAAATAGCTTATCATCTACTTTTTAAATGTATAGAACAGTTGGTACTTGGTAGGCAAGATAGAATCTGTACAAAGAATACCACGTGAtaatagaaaacaagaaaaggaGAAGGAAATATCTTTTATAAAAACGGAAGTTGTGTAAATCAACAAGGCACCTCAATGTTCTACATAAGTTACTTACCTCTACTACTTACCTCTACATCAGCTCAATCAAACCAAAATATTGTCCTTCAATCCTTAACAAATTCAGTTCGTCATAGCCCAAACTCTGATATTACTTTGGTTCTCAACGGATTCACACTAAAATATTGTCCTTCAACTCTCAACAAATTCAGTTCGTCCAAGCCCAAACTCTGATATTACTTTGGTTCCCATTGACTCATAGAGTCTTCCATCAATAAATAGCTAcagatcttcttctttttttggtcaataatAGCTACAGATCTGAGATGTCATAATGGTTCAGAACTCTTAGTTTCCTCTCTTTGCGAATCTTGATTGAAATCAAATTGAGTCTGAGATTTTATGATAGTTAAGGACTAGTAATACATTATTCCACTACAAGTAAAAAGGTCCAATAAGGACTTATGAGACCAATAGCGTCTACATCTCTGATATGACCAATAAACAGAGTAAAAGCGAATAATATATGCATTTGTTTTATTGTAAACCATAGCAATAAAGCAACACCTTCTACTCATAGTTTCCAACACCTGCTTATCTTACGGGAAAGTTTTTCGTATTCTGAGGTAAAGTTGGACGAGGCTGGTTGCCTCGGAAACACACTTGACCACAAGGACAAATAAATAATATCCAAAGCAACCAAGCAAATTGGTAAACAAAATTGACAATTGGGGGGAAAACAGTCTCAGGATTCTATTACTGACCTTTTTAAACTCAAGCTTGTGCTTTGTCTTGTGGAAGAGACTTCTTCAGATACACCAACTTCTTGTTATTTAAACCTTTCAGTAGCTTAGAATAAGACTGCCAATGAAAATGCCAACTGATGAGCTGCCTAACTTATATGCATATTGGAACAGGGTATGGTTCCACCAGAGGAAACTCTATTCGCAATACCTGCAGGAACAAATTTAGGCATAAATTTTACGATAACAAAAAAACAAGGGCAAATATTTCTCAAGTTAATTATAATGTAGTGGTACTCAACAAGAAACTGatcaaatgaaaaagaaaatcattGCAATTACGTAAAAATAATTGGACACTGCATATGAAAAACTTAATCTCACTTTTCTTAAATCATGCCTTCAAGTATATATCATTCTAAATCAGACACCAAAAATATATGTTTGGTGATTGATCAACACAATTCTAAACTTTTTACTTTTGAATAAGGAAATAATTTCAGATAACAATACTATAAACTCAGAAAATAGAAAGACCTTGAAAGATCGATCAACACAATCATGATCTGAATTTTTCAGTTTTGAATGAGGGGGAAGTAATTTCAGATAACCATGCTATAAACTCAGAAAATAGAAAGACCTTGAAAGAATTTGGTGGACTAGTGCAATAGATCAAACTTCGAAAACAAATTTAATATCGCTTTCCATAATGCAATTTTTCATGTATTAGTTACATGGAACCAGGCTTGGTAAACTAGTTCAACTACTATATCCACACAAATGGAGAATTCACCCCTGACCACAACTCATCCGCTGATTCTTCAACATTAGTCGGTTCGGACTGCCAAACAGAGTTGATATTAATTATTACAAACTATTTTGAAACTCCAAAAGATATAAAAAAGGGGAGtctttccctcaaaaaaaaaaaaaacaaaaggggaGAGTCTAAAATGTAACCTGTATTCGTCACATTTGGTCCATAGACAATGCTTTACCAACATTGCCGCATTAGTACTAATTACAGCTTTCCAATCTCCAGATGTGCATCAGTATATATTACTTATGCGGTCGATCACTGTTTGGGGCAATAACTTTCCAGTAGTCCTGCAATAGCATTATTGTTCAGATGTCAGTCCTCTATTTTGCTACAAATGTCTGTTATTATCTCTGAACTACTGACgcaaaaaatgagaaaaatttCACAAAAGAAAACGATACCAATAAACACAAATTCATATTAAGGCAACTACAGCTGTATGTAATACCTCAACGAAGTTACTttggaaaaaaatataaactatAAAATAAATCTGCTTTCACAGGACGACTTTACTCAAAATTGTATTAGTACCCTTAGTTTAATTAGTAGGTAGAAAATCTGTAATTTGATGGCCAAGCACAAAGATTCCAGCATAATTTGATCTAATATGGGGTCCAATTTCTACCAAAATGAAAGTATAAATCTCCCCCAGTTGAGGTCGGTACAAACCCCAACTTTACTCATACTGTCACAGTTAACACCACTAACAACACCAAATAGAAAGCAACGAATTGGTTTAACAAGCTTGTTGCGAAACGAAATATTTTATTCCTAGACAAAACCGTCTTGGAGAATGACGTCCTCACATGTTGTCTTGGCAAAAACAACAAATCTTGAACATGTTACAATTGACTATAACTGCTCACTAAATTGGGTTGCATCCACGTGATTTAAACTTTTGTCTTGGCAAAACTAGCATTTTAAACAGGCAGAGCATACATGTATGAAACAGATTAAGGATTAAATATTTCATTTGAGAATGAGGAACTAATTTCATATTGATAGTGctacaaaaatgaaaatagtcTTGTATTGACCTTTTCAGTAACAAAACTACTAAATCTCCATGACCAAACTGTTCTCTGCTAGTTTATTTAAAATGAGGTACATCTATAATTTAAAACTGTCCCATAGACCAAACATAGGTACAGGACCTGGTGAAATCCATCACCAGATTGCACCCAAAACAACTTATGCCAGCTTACAGGAGCTATTCtgtgacaatttttttttttttttccttttgaagAGGCAGAATAAGCACTAATTTGGAAACATGAAGATAGAATATCTTAAAAAGCTAGAATATTGAAATATCTAACTGTGTTAAGTTGTTTACCACACTATCTGTAAGGAAAAGTATATGGTCTGTTGACAACATGAAAAGGAGAGGGGAATAAATTTTATATAAACAGAGTGCCATAATAGGAAGAAACCAATATAACAATCAAAGGGTCAAAATATACAAGGCAAGCTGGTCTTTGCATTTATATCATGTTTAGTACAACAAAATTGGATTATGAAGGTTCTAGTACCAAAATATAATACATCAGTGGCTTCAAACATATATCTAGTTATGACAATGACATAATAGGTTGGAAAATAACTCACAGCAGGGATTTTGTTCTCTTGAACAAAAGCTATTGAAACTTCAGCGTGGTTGATGATGAACTCAACTGCGTTAGCACCTGCAACATAAGCAAGAAAAAATGGTCAAATAAATTTTCAAGGGAAACTGAAAATGCACAGTCCAATATTCTCCCTGGACCCACCACAGGTTAACTCCGATAGAATTGAAACACCGTTTGGCAAGTTTGGTCGCTACTGAACTTTCTTTGTGGCTGGCTTTTAAACACATGGTACTGTTCAGTAGTTTCCAAACCTAAGTTGTTGCCGAGAGTTCGATAGGCAACTACCAAGCATTGAGTAGCCAGCCACTGAGTTCGATTTACAAAAGATGGTGAATTGGTATATTTTGGAAAGGTAAAAGTCAAGACCATTTAGAATTGCCTTCATTTACTCAGAAGCAAGCACCATCACTACTGAAGTTCACTACTGAATTTCGCTGAGAAttattgaagaagaaaaggacCAAAGCACCAATACACAATTCCTTATCCTCCCTGTGTTTTTTCGAAACACCAAAGCCAAAAAACCAGTCCCAACCTCCAAATTTCCTTTCCAAAGCACCAATTCAAACAAACCAAcaagtgcaagaatttaaaagaagaagagataaaaaaaCAAGAGTGAACAAGTGCTTTGATTACCAGACCCCGATGAAATGCGGAGTGCTTTCCCTTCAATGGCACGTGCAAACAGAAAACAAGAAGCAAGCTTTTGAGTGTGATCGCCTTTTTTTTGCTATTGAAGAACAATAACGCCGCACACCACTTGTTCGATAAAATGCGGCAGAAAATTCGGACACCCAGAGTGAACAAGGACGCTCCAAAGCGGCAAATACTCCTGAGAGGATCTTTTCAGTTTTGGGCCTCCTACAATCTTTTCTCGGGTGTCCTTGCCAAATTTGGGCTTTTGCGGCGGCTGTCCATTTTAAAATCTGGTGCCCGAAATGCATGTCTCCGGGTTTTAGATATCTAAATTGAGACTTGGAGTTTCACTCCGTACATTGATGAGGGTTTTCATATCAAATTTGGGGCTGAGAAAACTTTATGGATCGAGGAACATGATTCACAAGGAAACATAAAAGAAGCCCATTTCAAAATTTGGGCCCATTTGAAGAGTTCAGCGAAGCATGATGCTATAGGTGTCCAGATCAAAATACTCGAGCTTTagttttgtaaaaaaaaaaaaaaacaaacaaacttcgAAACTTAAAATGAAATCGTTTTGGTGCAAAACCAAGAAATCCCAAATACCTAAAAATAACTTCGAACTAAAATGGTTTGAATGGATGTAAGCAATTTGGATTTATATCTGGATCCATCCACAGCTTAAACTGAATCACTGGTtttttcaaaaccaaattcaCCCAAATATCTAACCAAAATATTTTGACAGGTAATCTATATGTCGAAACCCCAAAGTAACAAACTCTgaaactacgagtggcttgatcccttgTGGGGTACATAGACAACATGTAaaacaagggattgtaattaagagatttTCTTtatcttgaatgggtcgaacctaacataataaaaactctatttTTGTCAATAAAATAGAGCGAAATTATGTTGGGTATATTTATTTACAATTTTTGCTGGACCAAAATTTATATCTTGCGCTCAGGTTTTGATATAATGATCTAACGTCATTGATGAAATAGCTAGCTGTCCTGTCCTCCAAAACCACCACAGCAGCAAGAAATGATTCAAACCTGTTCCCGTGAACCCAAATCTGCCAACCAGAGAAAGTTAAAGATATAAACAgcttcaaaaaaacaaaagaggaaCTAATTTGTACAAATCAAACGTTTGTGCAAAGATCAACTGTGCAAACTCTTTATTGAGGAATGCAGAGATGAGTCCTAATGTGGGGTCATCCTGTATTCCTGTTTATATAGCaactaccaacatatccgcatACGGCATATCCGCTTGAAACCAGTGTTGGATTTCATTTTATGCTTTTTTCGTTTCACTTGCTCAGTGATTAATACGAGCACATGCAGTGCCAGCGGTACTCATTAACTCAGTAAGTAGCTACAGATCTGAGATTTCATTATACTTCAGAACTTTCTAATCACCATCATCACTCAGTTTCCTTTCACAATCTCGTAGATTTCATCATAGTTCAGGACTAGTATTAGATTATTACATTACAAGTAAAAAGGTCCAATAAGGACCTATTATAGTATTATGAGACCAATAGCATCTGCATCTCTGACATGGCCAATAAACAGAGTAAAGGTGAATATCAGATGAATTTGTTCTATTGTGATCCATAGCAATAATGCAATACCCACAAGTTGACAAATTTGTTGATGCATTCCGCTTCCTGATAAATCAAGTGCACGTAAAGTGGATGCACAATCAAGGGATGCGAGGAAATCAAAATTAGATAAATTGCATCCTCTCGCAGTGAATTGAAGCCACGGAAGTGCCAAATTGTCCAGATCCAATGAACTGCATCCTGATACAGAGTCACGGTCATCATGTGAAACCTCTGGGCAAGTTGGAAGCACTTCACAGTCCACCTTATTTGGGAATGTTACGAGTTTTGGACACTGCAGCAAATAAACCGTCTCTAAATTTTGCAATTCAAAAATGCTGCAAGGTAGTAAGGTTTTGACGATCATGCACCTTCAACATCCGAAGGTCAATTACATTTCCAATGGATGAAGGCAAAGCTTTGATGGCAGTGTCCATTAGACTCAAGGATGTCATGTATTTCATCTCTCCCACAATTTCTGGGAAACTCTCCAGCCTTCCGCAAAAGTCAAGACTAATGTTTTGGAGGGATCTCATGCTCTTCATATTGTTGTATGATATGACTGCAAATGACCTTCCATGTTCTGACGATATTTTTATCAGAAGGGATCTCACGCTCTTCATAGCAGAAGTACTACTCTTTCATATCTTCATCACTTTCATCATCTAGAAGGTAATCATCTTCcaatttttcatcatcttcgtcTTCAGATTCAGCTTTTGTATTTACAAGGTGGACACCATAGCTTTTACAGCTCACTGAACCTTGGCTAGTCTGTTCCAATCTAACTCGGCAGCAAAAAGGCAGGGATCGACGATAGGCAAACTTAATGAATGGAATATAGAGCAGCCACATATGAGCTGAGTGCATGTCTTTTGCTTCAAAACTAAAAGAACGCGTAACAATGCTCTCTTCATCAATGTCAATTCTGACGGCAAAAGAGCAATTATTATATGCAGATTCTTGTTCTTTTGAGTTAATTTCTTCAACAGAAGCAGCTGCAGCACAGATAGCCAACCCTTTGGTCCCTACTTTGAAATTTCGAGGGATTTCAAAAGAAAATTCAGATGTATCACCTCGCGCCTTCAAATCTTCATGGTGGTTGAACCACTTTGGAACAGCACTTCCAGGAAAGACAACTTCAAATTCAGATTGCGtacaagagagaaagagagagcagaTCTTATCCAGTAAAATATGTTCAATCTCTGCCATGCCATGAGAAAGACTAACACACAATTTTTTACAGTTGAACAATGTGAGACATTTGAACATTTGTGACTCTTTATGCTCCAAGATGTTTGACAGTTTTGCAAATCGTTCCAATGAAATGCAATCAGTAGCATTCACCCAATCTACTTTTGGTGGAagttcaggaatttcttgaagCTTATTGCAACCACGAAGGTTAAGATTACTCAAGTCAGGTTCTGCCGAACCTGATTCTGCACTCCACTTTGGAAAGGTGACAAGTTTTGAGCAGTCCTGTAGATCAAGAGACCATAGATGACACAACTTAAATATGCTGCATGGCAGATTTGTAAGGCTTTTACATCCTCTAATTGTTAACTCTTCAAGGCTAATGAGATTTGCAATTGATGATGGCAATTCCTTGATGGCAGTCCCCGATATATCCAAGCTTGTCAAGAATTCCATCCCTGGCACAATTTCAGGGAAACTCTTGAACATTTTGCAACCTTTAAGATTTACATATTCCAGAGATTTCAAGGAGATAAGTGTTGGAAGTCCAGTAAGATTTATGCATCCAGAAAGGCTCAATGCAACCAGCTTCTCAAGGCCAATAGAATCACCAACCTCATCTAAACTTGTACAGTTGTTCAGATTTAAGACCTTTAAATTTGGGAATCCAGATAAATCAGGGATT is a genomic window containing:
- the LOC133736090 gene encoding probable CoA ligase CCL6 isoform X3, with amino-acid sequence MCGLHIKRCMMQPFVWVQPSGSAIRSHGVNPACDSHAITYVPLHDTLVEFIINRAEVSIAFVQENKIPAIISILPNCSTHLKIIVSFTNVSGTQKKEAEELGVSCFLWEEFLQLRTAVRTIMYTSGTTGEPKGVIVTNAALMSEELSIDIYFS
- the LOC133736090 gene encoding probable CoA ligase CCL6 isoform X2; translated protein: MCGLHIKRCMMQPFVWVQPSGSAIRSHGVNPACDSHAITYVPLHDTLVEFIINRAEVSIAFVQENKIPAIISILPNCSTHLKIIVSFTNVSGTQKKEAEELGVSCFLWEEFLQLVTSQHCFSRTAVRTIMYTSGTTGEPKGVIVTNAALMSEELSIDIYFS
- the LOC133736090 gene encoding probable CoA ligase CCL6 isoform X4, which codes for MCGLHIKRCMMQPFVWVQPSGSAIRSHGVNPACDSHAITYVPLHDTLVEFIINRAEVSIAFVQENKIPAIISILPNCSTHLKKGSRRTGGILLFVGGIPSVGKFRF
- the LOC133736090 gene encoding probable CoA ligase CCL6 isoform X1 encodes the protein MCGLHIKRCMMQPFVWVQPSGSAIRSHGVNPACDSHAITYVPLHDTLVEFIINRAEVSIAFVQENKIPAIISILPNCSTHLKIIVSFTNVSGTQKKEAEELGVSCFLWEEFLQLGNSDSELRPKQRTAVRTIMYTSGTTGEPKGVIVTNAALMSEELSIDIYFS